The DNA sequence cctctctactacaattcatgagttttaagtgccttaatagcactgctaacattttACTGCagaacacaaaattgggcaacttgtGGCATAAAGaacattgcagtttcactcataatgggaaacaatgatgcagtagctggtgaaatatgcgcaggaggcttacttcatgcagtgtttgttgaagtgaacacttgccaatgcaagtcggtaatctccttaaaaaagtaaaataagtaagagtcgtatttatttgtgggagttgtgcctcacagtgttaacgtggaaagactctgcttttcttcctcctctttcatatccggacttagccactgatctacaccaaaacaaccctttagcttcttgctgctgaattcgttttggttttctcaaatctatatttgggctagccattgctaggtcttgtgctttgcttgaggaaaacaagacacccaccgctccatccagtaaatctgagaagccaagtaCTAGAAGAcgattaatgaagcaggtgcaccgaatcattgtcatcacatgtaagaagaaaatttaacataggactgccttcacaagcgggaaggtgatgtgtaagaacttgaaggtgtggatgccagctctatatacagtacgcagacattgagcaggtgttagccaatcatggcacctgttggctagatcccGCTCTtcgggatcagtattcaccgcgactgaaccttcagcagagtggctgaaatgtagaattgtggactgctactcttttgatcatgtgtttgaatcctcgcagcacaatgagaactttatttgcaatattctagcaagaaattcgggaattccagtgacaacaccagtaacatcagaacaaccaggggagttcgcccatagcagctattgctgcaaaaaagaagactggcataagcacaagaattgagatgggcatactacatgcctttgttctggtagtggtccactactttggtgctacagttaatgatctccactgcCACTGGACATAagaagagttctttaattatacactcgcgcacccgccgcctctcagatcgcctaagtggacatacttggctgatagcggccccctgccacttttagtatgcttcaccgcgtaactaaaatgtacaggcgcccaaatctttaactgacgtgcgcgagcggcgacttttccgtgcgtcagcgccgtatgacggggcgcggctggaaagagtctgaggctaagcgcatgcggacaaagcgcgctcagctgggcccatcgtctgctaagctgtttccagcctcgccccgtcatacggcgctgaagcacggaaaagtcgccgttcgcgcacgccagttaaagatttgggcgcctgtactgcggcgaataagccgtacatttgtattgagtgaataaataaatggtttttacaacagtacagaaataaacgcgcaccatgcatcattctaccacacgaaagagcgtcgcaacatacggtagctgattcacacaggccgtgtagcccacttatcagtcgtaaagggtattatgggtaattcaaaatttcagacacacgtgtttatgtttacgttcgcactccttgtgtattaagactcccagaacttccacaatagaaagtaatttacaacacacaaacgcaaagaacactacatgtctcgttttcaactcggccgtcatgcaaatgacatatagcgcggaaaaacgtgaacatgctgtgtgttagcgtcgtaaacttgatactaggcaaggagctagcacaccgcagtcccgcgacagccgctaatgagaccaagacggaagcacatgtctgtgaacgcgcaaacggagcccttaagccactctgctcctcagccACCCCTACTGCACGGccgcaccactcgtttcaagcacagcacaccaaacacacattcagcgctgaacagtgggctgtcgacgcagttgcatttacatgacttgcagcgagcagcacattcctcgatgtccgttaagcaaagtcggacacggcgacgccacattgtggttcgctgaacttcgctgccgaggcgctaggccactccaatatttcaatcgtcaccaccgccgggttctctagaaagcacgggtcacacaacgcagattctgtagttccagagctcaccgaggccaaagccgcactgccgcaccgccacttcTCACGGCTTttcgccaagtaacacagaacctacaaccaccacacaagcaacgcacgcacgatcacatgagcaatgttgaacaatgcgcggtccagagaacgatcacgccgaggacgaacacgacacggcgtcgctcggcgccagcatcgcgccttctcaaaaatccctaaacgatgctgtccctaggcacctaggatcagatcacgtgagggatttttgtacgagaaatagacgcacgctcgttgcactgctcccggatggtcgttgtgctgctcagcatacagtcaactgcatatcttcgctgctggcctccgttgtcgcgatcccaccgctggcagacagttgttggaatctcagcgctgacacccgttgttgcaaatgggtcgcaagccccaagggtagcgttggcctggcggcctggggcacaactggaagcatccgaaggtcccggcaaagcatgagtcgactggtaacagaacaacttgtttattctagcatcgcaaaagagcgggcggtcaggtcgaccgaagtggagagacgggagagcacgtaactcaacggaagaaatcggagcctctctcggcgtctgggagcagctgctcttatactctcggagtcgaggggaagaaggaacgcctcgggaTGAGGCCACGTGATGGCGgtgctcgggcacgttgagactagaaggtgacgcatccgccgggccggcacCGCTCAGACGTCCTCGCTTCAcatttggggagctcctctccccggctgccgcgctttgacaagcgtgggcaccaacatgcacatacacacacgcacacacgaagacacgtggcattggaacatgcctggacgcgcttggcggggaggcgtatcggcggcgccgaacgggccaaaatgtccgccgctttgaacgaagccccgccgtctgttgcatccgcgccggctataccgcgcgttgtaggcgaaacgtaacaatattCTTCTACCCTAAAATTAACGTGTTCGAACAATTGAAGGAACATGAGAATGGTGATGGCTAGCAAGAAAAGTTTCCTTAATAAATGCGGATTTGTGTTTCATCTTCTGAGCTTAGAAGCTCAGAAGGTAAAACGCtaagccatttctttgttggaaaatatgggcctcaccaagattgtgaaagatgTAAACCAATGTAAGGTGcttgctctagaggtttttttcactgcaaaaatgCGCAAACCAgatgtgcctttccgtacaatagtcagtgaaaacaacaGTTGGCAGGTTTTGGATAGCTGCTTTTTGCAgaaacagttgaagcatttaactattgataatccttatggcataaagaatTATTCGATGTTGTTTCCTctctggaagacaaccattccGTAGCCGACATTTTTTTCTGCTGACGTCGAAGATATTTATTATTCAATACCGCACGATGACCTATTTCGtagtgtgatgacgtgcatcgaagagAGCGGCGAGGTAGATTTACGCAATGCAATCGGGTTGTCCTCAGAAaatttcatgtcccttcttgaattttatcgaagtgcaacttttatctggtTCGAAAAGAAGCATGTTATTCAGAAAAATTGTGTGTGTACTGGTTCAtctgtggcgcctgctctttgtaatatttttttatcgtttgtcgaccgcACTCTTAATAGTGCTTTAAACAATGACccggttcaaatttttagatatcttgacgattttcttgtgataaaacagactaacaatgAATGCTCCGTTACGCTAGCTGACATTtaaactctgttcaatgacaatggcaaaggtttaactttcacacgcgagctatctagggacggtaaacttgTTTTTAGAtctgcagctatccttacaaacaggtcACGCTTGTTGGATGTATTCGCCACGTGCACATAAGGAACATTTCCTTTATGCGTCTGCGCACTTAAAgattgtgaaacgcgccattgctttgatgtgtctagaatcttcgttaatgaaatcttCTCATCACTCATAGAACCAGACTTTCATTCCACAGTTAAATAGGTTGCAGGCTGcgggttacccaagtgtggtggtgacgtcagtctcggaggtattggttcagaaactgaaagagaaacggcacaaaagtaactgtattACACAACATAAGAAGCCTGAAGTTGTGCCctattgccatagagtggctcacaatctaaagaatgtcgccactataTAACAAATTACGGTAGTGTTTTCTACTCCTCAGAAACTTTCAATGTTGTGCAGCGGTATTTCTAAAAGAAGTAAAAAACCTGTTTGTACAGTAAACAATCCagagtaaacaagaaaatgcgtgaggCGCACGCAATCAAGAACAGTAGCCACCTGCCGCAGCTACACTTCTCGTGTGATAACATTGACACACATTCACTTTCTTTATCTGGCACCAGCAAATCACCTCCCAAATCGTTGTATGAACAGTCACAGCTATTGCCGGGAACCATATCCTGATAAGCATCTTAGCCTATCTATTTCACACTGTGTGGTGCCATTGGAAGCATACTGCACACTCTTAATAGGCAATAACTCAAATGCGGATCATATAATatgttttctggccgctagatcccatgtaaacaagaaaaggcgtgaAGCGCAAGTGGTTGAGAAATGTAGTGGCCCACCACATCCATTTCTCCACAATATTCACCTACCTGTCTCCCATGAAAATGCTGGCGTGCACTCAGTTTTTTATTCgcgtaccagcaaatctcctcccagGTCGTCGCATGGCGCATTCATTGTTATCGCCGCCGAACCTATTACTGTAAGCACCTTCATCTATCTGTTTTGCAGGGTGTAGGGAGTTGTGATTTTGGAAGTgtgctgcacgcttttagtaggaaGTGATAAACCAAATGCATCTCCGTTCCCTGCTGTATGCAGCACATTGGGAGCATCCCATTTTGCTCCAGTGGGATCCGGTGTTGCCCACCCAGCTCGATCTCATTTCCATTTCCCGTTGGCGTCTTATAGCATCATAcaataggaaaacaaaaaaacGGGTCATGGGCTGCTGTAGCCCTACTAGCTTGATTTGTGTCAGCGGCTTGTGCCTTATGCCACAATGAATGCACAACACTTTACATTACGGAGAGCTGGTACAGTTGGGTGTCAAATAgtttacagtggaaccccgattatatGACTTTCTCGGGACTGCGAAAAAGCGTCGTAAAATGCGGGTGTCTTAAAATCCGAACATAATTTATacctataaaaatactacttatttcgcatgacggatttacgagaaacttcaatgtaaccTATTACTCTGCATGGCTTGGAAAACCAAATTACCAAAACAGTAAATGCGATAAGAaataatgctgcagtacaggtacctatcatgctttattcaaacgaacctttacggcactTCACTGTCCACTGCAACAATTCCCACCAGCCGGCACGAACTTTTAaaaaagtcggtaagtttcttttggaccttgtttgatccatgaaccaagagctttcgctcgagttgggtAATGTCAAAAACGAGGTCCTCTGCGCCGTCGCGTGAAGCGACGAAGTATCAGATGCTGTCTCTGTGCCGTAGCACCTCGgcgaacgtggtaggcacaggcacggcatctgtggcgtTGTCGTTGTCCTCATCTGATGTCGCagcggtgtcggcactaggcaaagcctcctcgacCGCGTCGTCCAGCGACACCTTGCCGCAGATCGcaacgttgtcgtcggcctccacgtacttggtgaaggtcgtggtgaggtttaaacccttgAAATCGGCGGCGGTGAAGCCTGCATCGGCCTTGAGTTgcatcgaggttgttgcgtccccagcagaggaggcagtctcttgcttaaagccacagtgcttgaacaagttagcgattgtgcttcatgacactgcgttccacgaactggcaataaaatgcatggcgtcgagcacagtgatctttttttttctgactcaCTGCACTCCGTAGCCGCCAGCCGACGCTGCAGTAACGGCTTCCAGTACCCTTGCTCGACACACTTAATGATGCTtgcatccagcggctgcagctgGCTTGTGCAGTTGGATGGAAAAAAGAACAGTCTTTATGTTCGTCAGGCTGGACGTGTCGGGTAGTTGGCATGGTGCGTTGTCCACGAAAAGCAGCATTTTCCTTACCTTAGCccccattttgttatccagctgctgcaaaaaaattGCTGAATAGTGAAGATGTCACCGACGcccttttgttgaagttgtagctgcatgacagcgtcttcaagttcttaacgcaccgtggctttgcaaactttccaacaatGAGCACGGGCAGCCTCTCGGAACCGTCCTTGTTAGCACAGAATGGTGCCGTCACCTGCTCtcatgcatttctccgcaaagttcgggaatttatactactagtggatccaccttgcgaactccacggctagaatttgtaaattgcaatgtgcgtCATACGATAATTAGCCCAAAAGGTAATTATATAATTCTTCCTAATTAGCCAAttttgcatttaaattttttttgcaagtagtgttcaccgcttcgagtagaccggctcataaagtGGAATTCAGCTATCTGccacagcacaatgcgttggtggGCTAATTGGTGATAATCCAtaatttgtttagcgcaaaacaacggacacaagtaAGACGATAGGAAGAGGCGCAACTATCAACTGATTGTGTCGTGCTTCACTTTTGAGCAGCACTGACGCgattgcacagtaataacaaACTTCGCCAATCGGCTACAGATTATTGCTATAATACTCCAAGTGTTCCAAAAAGGCATATTTTCCCCCTCCAAAACTGCGCCAAAATGCAGGTGTGGCTTCTCATAAACTGCTCTAGAAGATTTATCCAACGCCAAAAACTGCTATAAATCCTCAACTGTCTGGACAACCACTATTGGTGGCTTCCAAAAGGGACAGATTGCATGGTGGGCTAGTTTGTGCGGCATTATTTACACAGTAGCTCAGAAGGACGGCGGTGCAGTTGCATCAGCGAGCGATTACGTGAGCACTGGCATATCATTGAGAAACTAGCCTTATCACGCCACGTTGTCGCGCATTGCGCACGCTGCGTATGCAACCCCCGTTTGACCGCACTCATTTGCTGGCCACAAACAATGACCAGCTCAACAGAGAAAGTGAATAAGCTGCCGAGATTGAGAAAATAAATTATGTAAGTTGCCCGTTAGTCTCCTTATCAGAGAAAGAAATGTTGCTGGCATTTATTCTGGTCCTTGAGAACGTGCATCAGCGCCTAGCGGGTTGCTCCCGCGTCGGTACAGAAAGGCCGAGCGCCTCTGGTGAGTCGTGGGCCAAATGGTCAGCCCATAGCTGTGCTTCAATATCAGGGCTCCTTAGGGCATCTTTCCATTCGGACGACCAAAGCCGCccccgtcgcataactcttcgcactgccagagcatatgttctAAGTTAGCTACGTCTGAGCATAGCTCGCAAATATTGGTTGATCGTATCTCGGGATAGATTCTGTATAACAATGCAACGTTAGGGTATGCCCCCACCTCGAGTAACCAGAGCATTGGAGCCTATGGTCTGCATAGTTTCCTATGTGGCAGAGGTTATCTTGTGCCATGCAAAAATCTTTGGCAAGTTCGTTATATGAAGAGGGAGGGTCCCAATTGTCCATAAGCTCAGCGCCGTGCCACACGGTAGTGACAGAGTCGACGACTCCTCGCGCAGCTCTGTGTGCCGATTCGTTGAGGTTTGGCCAGAGGTTGTCGGTCAGAGGTTGTCGAGACTGGAAGTTTGCCCAGCTTGGGGATGAGTATGGTGGTAGCCCTTTTCCACATCTCCGGTGCTCTTCATTGTTTCCACATCTGGTCAATGACGCCCATCAGGCACTCCACCGACTTTGTCAAGTTCCTCGATGCCCTGTTTGTAACTCTATCCGAACCCGACGGTTGTAAATTAAGTTGTTTCTCTTTGTCTTGTTGCGTTAGCCACCTCCAGTTGAACTTGCTGGGCTGATTGGTTTATGCATCTTCCTTCTCACTTCTTGATGTTCtgtgacattatatatatatatatatatatatatatatatatatatatatatatatagctgtgtcCCATCTATTTCGCCCTCCGTGTGCACGTTTCATGTGACCTCATAGAATTGTCCGCTTGGACGGATTTTcttttaccgtatttactcgaatctaggccgaccccgattctaagctgACCCCCTAAAGtctgaagccaacaaaaaaatatataacctcgaatgtaggccgaacaaaaaaagcgaggacagcgttcacaaaatgcaaacagtgcGGAGCTCATTCAACACATTAGGTTAGGGGAGTTGACTTTGGCATCACTCGGGGAGGCGCTGCTGCACAGCCCCCATAGTTGGAGCCTATGGTGAAATGATTATGGTTTATTTACATATGAGTGATGGTGTACATATGAGTGATGGTGTTTGATATTTACAGAGATGATATAATGAAATTGGTGAGCTTGCGCACAAATGTCATGTCCAACCCCACAGAGGTGACCGTCACCAGAGTCCCATACTTCTGTTCTTCCTCTTTGCTGGTCACTGGTATGGCTTTCTTCTCAAATTTCAGGCCAAGCTTGTTGCCCTTCATAGCTGGAAATACAAGATTTTATTTTTAGCCGAGTGTTATTATTCTAGGGTTGTTGCTTGGGGTAGTTGGTAATCCACTATAAATGACGAGGTACAGCCCAAAAGACAAGGACTGTAAGAGATGACATACACAGCGCAGTGTATGTAGTCTCAGAATCCTTGTGCTTCAGGCTGTACGTAGTTTTTATCATATTTTTATCATTAGGGTTGCCTACAACTTATCCTAGAAGGAAATGGATCAATAGTCGGGACACTCTTTTTTCGGTCTAAGGAGACTCGGTTAAAGGGTCCGTGAACCACCTCTTGGGCTTGCAGAGAAAACACAGACCCAATAGCTGACATTAATCATGAAGGGTGTCCTGCACGTCTTCCTACTGTTGCTGTGTGAAGTGAAGATCTGCTTGCGAATTTATAATAATTACGTACAATAATAACTATAGCCCATGCTCAGCCACAAGTGTGAATGAGCAAGCAGCACGGCCTTAAAAAATGGTAAAATGCCCCTTTATACAAGGTTAAAAAATTGCAGTTAGTTACAGTGTGCAATTATGCCTAAGAATAAAAATAAGAGGAAGTCTTCGAAAGTGTCGCACGGCCATCATCAGCTTAGTTCCTAATGTCGCTAGCGAGttgtatggcaatgaaaatgcaaTACAAAGTGCAAGCCGTGGCACAGTTAACATTTATGGTGTAATTAGGAGCGTTGCCAGTAATTGTTGGGTCCTGATTTGTTTGGATATTAAGAAGTTTTGTAGAATGCTTCCCCTGTATCTTCGGTGGAGTAAACATGAAGCATTGCTTACGGTTGATTAAAATTAGGGGCAAGTTATGCACCAGGTGTAGAAGTTTCAAGCATGTGAAATAATTAGAGCCTCAGCAGTAGTAAAATACGTATGCAAGGGCTCTGGAGCATTCATCATCTAGAGCACCACTGCAGTGCGATGCACCCAAGACCATGCAGGCACTGGATGACCCACATTATGAGCTCCGCTCACTTCTATGTAGGCGCAGTTGGTCACGAGTGTCTCTGTGTGCAGAATGTCAAACTCTTCTATGGAATCGTATCATATATAGGGAATTCTTTGGAATCATAGATATTGAGGTACGGGGAATCACTTACCACTCATAATGCTGTGATGGGCATGTCCAACTGTCGAGTAAGCCTTTACCAAGTTTTCCGCAGCAGCGTAGTCATCCACCTGGACTGTGATCTCGTCCTCATGCAACTTCTCAACTACCACCTGCAGAAGCAATATTTCTTTCACTCTTTCTGCTGTCTTACAACAAGATGTCATGAGTAAATGCACATCTTAGCAATATATAACGTACGTGAGCATATTAAAGAATATAATGAAATATCAAAAATTGTGGCTATTTCATTTCTGAACTAAATTTCACCATCGCGGAAACTGACGCTTCCAAAGCATTGTACGACCAATGAAAAGAACCATGAAGAGGTGCAGAGTAGCGTGTGTCTGTCGCTACTCCCAGGGCACCTACAACCCGATGGCATTACAGTTGTTAGTAGGTACAGTGGGGTGGCGCATTTCTTGTGGCGCTTGACATTTCTGTGCAGCCGCGAGCAAGAgcagttgcgagagagaaattctatctgggggcctttgctccttgaatatgtgactttgcctgggcactacggaggaggtttcttggcACGTGTTGTAGaattgtcccctagacatgccggcattacgAAGTGCAGTCGAGTTTGCTTATGCTCCGCCACTGGCTGCCCGTGCGGTGTGGCAGTGGGCTTGGGTGCCCCGTTTGGTGATCACCGTGTCTGAACGGGCAATGTTCTTACTGATGTTGTATAAGTCAcgagtagctttttttttttgtcgcaacgATATAttacattttttacaagcactgctccaggagggcacatgtaaccagctaatggaggcctcaggagagcacctcagattatagtaaagcaggtggcgcaggagctccagggcacccaaggggcagTGGGAGGCATCGAAGCTAGAAagaagcagggcggcccatgTGTTGGGgccgcgcaggcctcggcgaacCCCAACCCAAGGTCCAGTCCggtttctagctttggtgtccccgttgccgctttggtgtcctggaggagctgccaataatgcgaaataatggcacgttacCATTACCAAAAAACAAAGCTGAACAAATAtagttacgtccagccgccaacttgcgatgccaACTTCAGCAGTACCACGCTCCACGACTTCTGCCGCCACGCCAAGGGACAAATGCATGCAACACGTGCTGAGAAACTCCTTTGTAGTGCCTAGGCCACTTAGGCAGATtcatattcaaggagcaataGTTTActctctcgcacctgctcttaCTCGCACATGCGAGCCCCACCAGATTTTTTGAAAAATACACTCTTTCATGCGAGCCGAAGGTTAAAAAATTCATCTGCGGTTACGTGGTTGCATTTCAcgacatattggctggcgtggacaatctgtctcgtgcagctcTTCGCAAACAGTGCGAAGCGTAGCGAGACGGTCTCGCTAATCGTGATGCGTGGGCGGGATTCACAGCGGCCGCCGCAGATTGACGTTCGTTCATGCAGCACTCCCTCCATACTGACGACGCAttctactctggcgccatctcgcagccatcaCTGCCACAAAGCCCGCGTCATACagggcactatgcttttcttctcacgctttcgccgcaCCCTCCCCTCCCCTGCTTTCTTCCTCGCGATCTCTTCACTGTTTTCCGATGCACTCCGTGTCGCTCTTAGATCC is a window from the Dermacentor variabilis isolate Ectoservices chromosome 3, ASM5094787v1, whole genome shotgun sequence genome containing:
- the LOC142575553 gene encoding uncharacterized protein LOC142575553 isoform X7, translated to MHLSLGVAAEVVERGTAEVGIASWRLDVVVEKLHEDEITVQVDDYAAAENLVKAYSTVGHAHHSIMSAMKGNKLGLKFEKKAIPVTSKEEEQKYGTLVTVTSVGLDMTFVRKLTNFIISSL
- the LOC142575553 gene encoding uncharacterized protein LOC142575553 isoform X2, with the protein product MLKAGPSLGGRQMPSTEGSAGFQGQRHTQISGKMTRQGEQFPMDLQRVVMPTSESIDKLNDTFHGAVVVEKLHEDEITVQVDDYAAAENLVKAYSTVGHAHHSIMSAMKGNKLGLKFEKKAIPVTSKEEEQKYGTLVTVTSVGLDMTFVRKLTNFIISSL
- the LOC142575553 gene encoding uncharacterized protein LOC142575553 isoform X6, yielding MTRQGEQFPMDLQRVVMPTSESIDKLNDTFHGAVVVEKLHEDEITVQVDDYAAAENLVKAYSTVGHAHHSIMSAMKGNKLGLKFEKKAIPVTSKEEEQKYGTLVTVTSVGLDMTFVRKLTNFIISSL
- the LOC142575553 gene encoding uncharacterized protein LOC142575553 isoform X5, translated to MISGKMTRQGEQFPMDLQRVVMPTSESIDKLNDTFHGAVVVEKLHEDEITVQVDDYAAAENLVKAYSTVGHAHHSIMSAMKGNKLGLKFEKKAIPVTSKEEEQKYGTLVTVTSVGLDMTFVRKLTNFIISSL
- the LOC142575553 gene encoding uncharacterized protein LOC142575553 isoform X4; amino-acid sequence: MLRFRKLGATLSTLLQREDPLPQRTIPVLGAQARGRLFLRCPLDATSRGVKVVVEKLHEDEITVQVDDYAAAENLVKAYSTVGHAHHSIMSAMKGNKLGLKFEKKAIPVTSKEEEQKYGTLVTVTSVGLDMTFVRKLTNFIISSL